Proteins encoded together in one Lachnospiraceae bacterium JLR.KK008 window:
- a CDS encoding AzlD domain-containing protein, with protein sequence MNHSIIIYLIVAASAIYLIRALPMTLIRRDIKNPFVRSFLHYVPYVTLAVMTFPAILYATGNPLSAWAGFLVGVILAYVDGNLFRVAICSCVVVYLAELLTGH encoded by the coding sequence ATGAATCATAGTATTATAATCTACCTTATCGTGGCAGCGTCGGCAATTTATCTGATCCGCGCGTTGCCGATGACGCTGATACGGCGGGATATTAAAAATCCGTTTGTGCGTTCCTTTTTGCATTATGTGCCATATGTGACGCTGGCAGTGATGACGTTTCCGGCGATATTGTATGCCACGGGCAACCCTCTGTCAGCCTGGGCAGGGTTTCTGGTGGGCGTCATTTTGGCTTATGTAGACGGCAATCTGTTTCGGGTGGCGATCTGTTCCTGCGTTGTCGTCTATCTGGCAGAGCTGCTTACTGGACATTAG
- a CDS encoding tyrosine-type recombinase/integrase, which yields MKKNRESDKELLLFLLQKCNMTLEDAKSEQEEMTNKQYIEKHFEYSKPWQGKDGRWRTYLPDESRKEKRRLIAKRTLENLYAAIITFYREQESGLNNRKITLRTFYQSWLEYKKLKTTSTMYIYRIHNDWQAYYLNDTIIDVPLSKLNYDRLEQWALKKIREKQLTKKQYYNMSIIMRQSLDYAVQKGIIEINPFQNVKIDRKLFTMKRKPDDETQVFLTNEQPVIEAEAYADFKETESVACLAIPLLYQTGLRLGEIVAVKSSDISGNYLHVQRMEVRTKEQLPDGSWSVQRYKIVEHTKSDAGDRLVYLSKTARTIIAMVEQSNHEHGYKDDGFLFLNQQGRIHARCIDTRIRKYCRHAGIMEKASHKVRKTYISTLIDAGININEVRKQAGHEDERTTYKNYCFNRMEKSETESSLEKALAR from the coding sequence ATGAAAAAAAATCGAGAATCAGACAAAGAATTATTGCTTTTCCTTCTGCAAAAATGTAATATGACACTAGAGGATGCAAAAAGCGAACAGGAGGAAATGACCAATAAACAATATATAGAAAAGCATTTCGAATACAGTAAACCCTGGCAGGGAAAAGACGGCAGGTGGCGCACCTACCTTCCCGATGAAAGCAGAAAGGAAAAACGGCGGCTTATCGCAAAAAGAACCCTTGAAAATCTGTACGCTGCTATTATTACTTTCTACCGGGAACAGGAAAGCGGCTTAAACAACCGCAAAATTACCTTGCGCACCTTCTACCAGTCATGGCTTGAATATAAGAAACTCAAAACGACATCCACTATGTACATATACCGTATTCACAATGACTGGCAGGCTTACTATCTGAATGATACGATCATAGACGTGCCCCTTTCAAAACTGAATTATGACAGGCTGGAACAATGGGCACTGAAAAAAATCAGAGAAAAACAACTCACCAAAAAGCAATACTACAATATGTCCATTATCATGCGTCAGTCTCTTGACTATGCGGTACAAAAAGGCATTATTGAGATTAACCCATTTCAGAATGTTAAGATCGATCGCAAACTGTTTACCATGAAAAGAAAGCCTGATGATGAAACGCAGGTCTTTCTGACTAATGAACAGCCAGTGATCGAAGCGGAAGCCTATGCAGATTTCAAAGAAACAGAAAGCGTTGCCTGCCTTGCCATCCCGCTTCTGTACCAGACTGGCCTGCGCCTTGGTGAGATAGTAGCCGTCAAAAGCAGCGATATATCCGGCAATTACCTTCATGTACAGCGCATGGAAGTACGGACAAAAGAACAGCTTCCTGATGGTTCTTGGTCTGTACAACGCTACAAAATCGTGGAGCATACAAAAAGCGATGCCGGGGACAGATTGGTTTATCTTTCCAAAACGGCACGGACAATCATCGCAATGGTTGAGCAAAGCAACCATGAACACGGTTATAAAGACGATGGTTTTCTGTTCTTAAACCAACAAGGGCGCATCCATGCCCGATGTATTGACACGCGGATACGCAAATATTGCCGCCACGCAGGCATCATGGAAAAAGCCTCCCATAAGGTCAGAAAAACTTATATCAGCACATTAATTGATGCAGGAATTAATATCAACGAAGTGCGCAAACAGGCAGGCCATGAAGACGAGCGAACAACTTATAAGAATTACTGTTTTAACCGGATGGAGAAATCTGAAACAGAATCATCTTTAGAAAAAGCACTGGCACGCTAA
- a CDS encoding alpha-glucosidase, whose product MQKKWWHGKVAYQIYPKSFYDTTGNGIGDLKGITNKLDYLKELGIDIIWLSPCYRSPLADQGYDISDYYDIDPRFGTMDDMEELISEAKKRDLHIVMDLVVNHCSDEHEWFQKALADPDGEYGKYFYIEQGKNGAPPNNWRSYFGGSVWEPIPGTDKYYLHLFHKKQPDLNWENPGLREEIYKMICWWLEKGLAGFRIDAIINIKKALPFDAWNYPADRDDGLTAAPRMLEDAIGVGEFLGEMRDKAFRKYDAFTAGEVFNMREDELKSFVGDNGYFSTIFDFRSTVYGGSSKGWYDCLHIMPDEFKKCCFTSQRLVKDIGFLSNIIENHDEPRGVSRYIPSEDLSDTSKKLLATISFMLRGLPWIYQGQEIGMENLPFASIDEIDDISTLDEYSVALRAGLSEEEALSAVSFFSRDNARTPFQWDNTANAGFTKGTPWLRVNPNYTDINAAAQINDETSVFSYYQALIALRKDPRYADTIVYGILEPFMEDTENLMAFFRKGERQTLLVLANFRREPRNLTLPSPCKNILLNNYDTLTIEDDKSVILDNYQSVILELE is encoded by the coding sequence ATGCAAAAAAAATGGTGGCATGGTAAAGTCGCATACCAAATTTATCCTAAAAGTTTTTATGATACGACCGGAAATGGCATCGGCGACCTGAAAGGGATAACAAACAAATTGGATTATCTGAAAGAGCTTGGCATAGATATTATCTGGCTCTCTCCCTGTTACCGCTCTCCTTTGGCTGACCAGGGATATGATATTTCTGATTATTATGACATCGATCCCCGCTTTGGCACGATGGACGATATGGAAGAATTAATTTCCGAAGCAAAAAAGAGAGACCTGCATATTGTGATGGATCTTGTCGTCAATCACTGCTCCGATGAACACGAATGGTTTCAAAAAGCGCTTGCAGACCCGGACGGCGAATACGGGAAATATTTTTACATAGAACAGGGGAAAAACGGCGCTCCACCGAACAACTGGCGCAGCTATTTTGGCGGCAGCGTCTGGGAACCGATCCCTGGCACGGATAAATACTATCTGCATTTGTTCCACAAAAAGCAGCCTGATCTGAACTGGGAAAACCCCGGACTTCGGGAAGAAATCTATAAAATGATCTGCTGGTGGCTGGAAAAGGGCCTTGCCGGTTTCCGCATCGATGCCATCATTAATATTAAAAAAGCGCTGCCCTTCGATGCCTGGAATTATCCTGCCGACCGGGACGACGGTTTGACCGCTGCACCGAGAATGCTCGAAGATGCCATTGGCGTCGGTGAGTTTCTGGGAGAGATGCGCGATAAAGCCTTCCGTAAATATGATGCGTTTACCGCCGGAGAGGTGTTTAACATGAGAGAGGATGAGTTAAAAAGTTTCGTCGGTGACAACGGATATTTCTCCACTATTTTTGATTTCCGCTCAACAGTCTATGGCGGAAGTTCGAAAGGCTGGTATGATTGCCTCCACATTATGCCTGATGAATTTAAAAAATGTTGTTTTACTTCGCAGAGACTTGTGAAGGACATCGGCTTCCTCTCCAATATTATTGAAAACCATGATGAGCCCCGCGGCGTCAGCCGATATATTCCCTCGGAAGACCTCTCAGATACGTCCAAAAAACTTCTGGCTACGATCTCCTTTATGCTCCGCGGCCTTCCGTGGATCTATCAGGGACAGGAAATTGGCATGGAGAATCTTCCCTTTGCGTCGATCGACGAGATTGATGACATCAGTACCCTTGATGAATACAGCGTAGCCCTACGGGCAGGACTGTCTGAAGAAGAAGCGCTGTCAGCAGTTTCATTTTTCAGCCGGGACAACGCGCGTACTCCCTTCCAATGGGACAATACTGCGAATGCCGGATTTACGAAAGGCACTCCCTGGCTGCGTGTCAATCCCAACTATACAGACATCAATGCGGCAGCGCAGATCAATGACGAAACTTCCGTCTTTTCTTATTATCAGGCACTCATCGCTCTGCGAAAAGATCCCCGCTATGCAGATACGATTGTCTATGGTATTTTGGAACCTTTTATGGAAGACACTGAAAATCTCATGGCCTTTTTCCGCAAAGGTGAGCGTCAGACGTTACTCGTACTTGCAAACTTCAGAAGGGAGCCGCGGAACCTGACACTGCCATCCCCCTGCAAGAATATACTACTCAACAATTATGATACATTAACGATAGAAGATGACAAATCTGTCATATTAGACAATTACCAGTCTGTAATTCTGGAACTGGAATAA
- a CDS encoding 3'-5' exonuclease: protein MSGQTYVALDLETTGLSAKTDRIIEIGAVLVESGEIKDTFETFVNPRMELPQRIVEITGIRQEEVDSAPPIDEILSGLSAFLGGRDLLGHQIIFDYSFLKRAFVNQGMCFEKRGIDTLKLARKYLPDLPSKRLPALCAYYGIRQKAHRALEDARAAHLVYERLREQYYEEEAFRPCQLVYKVKREAPAGKRQRERLSTLAEKHNLLIPVELESMSKNEVSRLTDQILAKYGR, encoded by the coding sequence ATGTCAGGGCAGACCTATGTAGCTTTGGATTTGGAGACGACGGGGCTCAGTGCGAAGACAGACAGGATCATAGAGATTGGGGCGGTGCTGGTGGAAAGCGGAGAGATCAAAGACACCTTTGAGACTTTTGTCAATCCGCGGATGGAGCTGCCGCAGAGGATCGTGGAAATTACCGGAATCCGTCAGGAGGAGGTGGACAGTGCGCCGCCGATTGACGAGATACTGTCAGGACTTTCTGCGTTCCTCGGAGGCAGAGATCTGCTGGGACATCAGATTATATTTGATTATTCCTTTTTAAAAAGGGCTTTTGTCAATCAGGGGATGTGTTTTGAGAAAAGGGGGATCGATACGCTGAAACTGGCCCGTAAGTATCTTCCCGATCTGCCGAGTAAGCGGCTGCCCGCTTTGTGTGCGTATTATGGAATCCGGCAGAAAGCGCACAGGGCGCTGGAAGATGCCAGAGCCGCCCATCTCGTGTATGAACGGCTGCGGGAGCAGTATTATGAAGAGGAGGCATTCCGGCCCTGTCAGCTTGTATATAAGGTGAAAAGAGAAGCGCCTGCGGGCAAAAGGCAAAGGGAGCGGCTGTCGACGCTTGCAGAAAAGCATAATTTATTGATACCGGTGGAACTGGAAAGCATGAGCAAAAATGAAGTCAGTCGTCTGACGGATCAGATTCTTGCAAAATACGGACGATGA
- a CDS encoding B12-binding domain-containing radical SAM protein yields the protein MKLLLAAVNAKYIHSNLAVYSLRACATEYEKQIGIAEYTINHRAEAILADLYKRGPQVIAFSCYIWNWKIVQELLRELPKVMPDTAIWLGGPEVSYYSTVILKQYPQLTGIMVGEGEETFSELAEHYCTGGKQLTEIAGLCLPGTGLTGVRAPVDIDRIPFIYENVSQFVNRIIYYETSRGCPYRCSYCMSSIEKGVRLRSLAKVKQELAFFLEQKVPQVKLIDRTFNCNHEHALEIWKFLLENDNGITNFHFEVSADILTEEELDVLREMRPGLVQLEIGVQSVNPHTIREIRRVMDLDRLEYAVGRVRERGNIHIHLDLIAGLPYETYESFVRSFNCVYAMEPTQLQLGFLKVLKGSEMYEKAADYGIAYSDGPPYEVLYSRWLSYEELLELKKVEEMLELYYNSGQFRQTLKVLVKAFQSPYHLYQSLARYYERQGYFLNSPARVYRYQVLLDFAGVADEGRTDLYRELLTFDLYLREKCKSRPAFARDLSPYQKELKSRTVDKREHLDVFSYKVWEENPENLKLRQNSNLIVRFNYDRRNAVNHEAQVTVEAEV from the coding sequence ATGAAACTATTGCTTGCGGCGGTCAACGCGAAATACATTCATTCCAACCTCGCGGTGTACAGCCTGCGCGCCTGCGCGACAGAGTATGAGAAACAGATCGGGATCGCGGAATACACGATTAATCACAGAGCGGAAGCAATTCTTGCGGATCTTTACAAACGAGGTCCGCAGGTGATTGCTTTTTCCTGTTATATATGGAACTGGAAGATCGTGCAGGAGCTGTTAAGGGAACTTCCAAAGGTAATGCCGGATACTGCGATCTGGCTGGGCGGACCTGAAGTCTCCTATTATAGTACGGTTATATTAAAGCAATATCCACAGCTCACCGGCATTATGGTAGGTGAAGGGGAGGAAACCTTTTCGGAACTGGCAGAGCATTATTGCACAGGCGGCAAACAGCTGACGGAGATTGCGGGCCTCTGCCTGCCGGGCACAGGTCTGACCGGAGTGCGTGCGCCTGTCGATATTGACAGGATTCCCTTTATTTATGAGAATGTCAGTCAATTTGTCAACAGGATCATCTATTATGAGACAAGCAGGGGGTGTCCTTACCGGTGCAGTTATTGCATGTCCTCTATCGAGAAAGGAGTGAGGCTGCGCAGCCTCGCTAAAGTAAAACAGGAACTTGCGTTTTTCCTGGAACAGAAAGTGCCGCAAGTCAAACTGATCGACCGGACATTTAACTGTAATCATGAACATGCGCTGGAAATCTGGAAGTTTTTGCTGGAGAACGATAATGGAATTACGAACTTCCACTTTGAAGTCTCAGCGGATATTCTGACAGAAGAGGAACTTGACGTTCTCAGGGAAATGCGTCCCGGACTGGTGCAGCTTGAGATCGGCGTACAGTCTGTCAATCCGCATACAATACGGGAAATCCGCCGCGTGATGGATTTGGACAGGTTGGAGTATGCGGTCGGGCGTGTCAGGGAGAGAGGCAATATCCATATTCATCTGGATCTGATCGCCGGACTTCCTTATGAGACATATGAGAGTTTTGTCCGCTCTTTTAACTGTGTGTATGCCATGGAACCGACACAGCTTCAACTTGGGTTTTTAAAAGTACTGAAAGGCTCTGAGATGTATGAAAAGGCAGCAGACTATGGCATAGCCTATAGTGACGGGCCGCCCTATGAAGTACTATATTCCCGTTGGCTTTCGTATGAGGAACTGTTAGAATTAAAGAAGGTGGAAGAGATGCTGGAGCTGTATTATAACAGTGGACAGTTCCGGCAGACGTTGAAAGTGCTTGTAAAGGCGTTTCAGAGTCCCTACCATCTCTACCAAAGCCTTGCCCGTTATTATGAACGGCAGGGTTACTTTCTGAACAGTCCCGCGCGGGTATATCGATACCAGGTGCTGCTTGATTTTGCAGGAGTGGCCGATGAAGGGCGGACGGATCTGTACCGGGAACTGCTGACATTTGATCTGTACTTAAGGGAGAAGTGTAAAAGCAGGCCGGCTTTTGCGAGGGATTTAAGCCCGTATCAGAAAGAATTGAAATCCAGAACCGTTGATAAGAGAGAACATCTGGATGTATTTTCCTACAAAGTATGGGAAGAAAACCCGGAAAATTTGAAATTGCGACAAAACTCTAACTTAATAGTACGGTTTAACTATGACAGAAGAAATGCTGTGAATCATGAGGCACAGGTTACAGTGGAGGCTGAAGTTTAA
- a CDS encoding AzlC family ABC transporter permease encodes MRGNEENRKWFFKGIKDGVPIAMGYFAVAFALGIAAKKAGMSAFQAGAMSALMLASAGQYAAITVIAAGGGYIQMAVTTLIVNLRYLLMSCALSQKTDPEMKLHHRFLMSYPITDEIFGIAMAVDGRLNPFYSYGAAAIAAPGWTAGAFLGAAAGAILPRRVENALSVALYGMFLAIIIPAARKDKIIAGIVAVSMACSYLFTKAPFLREIPSGMQIIVLTVFIAGAAAYFFPVKEKGAGGEADES; translated from the coding sequence ATGAGGGGAAACGAAGAGAACAGAAAATGGTTTTTTAAAGGGATCAAAGATGGTGTGCCGATCGCTATGGGTTATTTCGCAGTGGCATTTGCGCTGGGAATTGCAGCGAAAAAGGCGGGCATGAGTGCCTTTCAGGCGGGTGCAATGTCGGCGCTGATGCTTGCCTCCGCCGGACAGTACGCGGCGATTACTGTGATTGCGGCGGGTGGCGGGTACATACAGATGGCAGTGACGACATTGATCGTAAATCTGCGCTACCTGCTCATGTCCTGTGCGCTATCACAGAAGACAGACCCGGAAATGAAGCTGCACCACCGGTTTCTGATGTCTTATCCGATCACTGATGAAATATTTGGTATTGCCATGGCAGTGGACGGCAGGCTCAATCCATTTTACAGTTATGGCGCTGCGGCGATCGCGGCGCCGGGATGGACGGCAGGAGCTTTTCTGGGAGCGGCTGCAGGAGCGATTTTACCCCGGAGGGTTGAGAATGCCTTAAGTGTTGCTCTGTACGGTATGTTTCTGGCGATCATTATTCCGGCGGCGAGAAAGGACAAGATTATCGCAGGGATAGTCGCTGTTTCCATGGCGTGCAGCTATCTGTTTACAAAGGCGCCTTTCCTGCGGGAAATTCCTTCCGGTATGCAGATTATCGTTCTCACGGTGTTCATTGCCGGGGCGGCGGCATATTTCTTTCCGGTGAAGGAGAAAGGGGCAGGAGGAGAAGCAGATGAATCATAG
- the galT gene encoding UDP-glucose--hexose-1-phosphate uridylyltransferase: protein MIQEAIRKLAKYGVMTGLLSEADRIYTENRLLELFDLDELDDCDTSVSAKPEDLESILGEMLDYAYEKGMIPENDILHRDLFDTKIMGLLTPRPSEVIGKFHELYERSPKEATDFYYKFSQDTDYIRRYRIAKDRKWTVDTEYGRLDITINLSKPEKDPKAIAAAKLAKQSGYPKCLLCKENVGYRGRLNHPARQNHRIMPVTIQESDWNLQYSPYVYYNEHCIVFNSEHIPMKIEHNTFCKLLDFVEQFPHYFVGSNADLPIVGGSILSHDHFQGGSYEFAMDRAPIEEFFKVKGFEEVEAGIVKWPMSVIRLQSGNREKLTELADLILDKWRAYTDEAAFVFAETDGEPHNTITPIAHYHNGIYQMDLVLRNNITTQEHPLGVYHPHADLHHIKKENIGLIEVLGLAILPSRLKTEMEMLKEAILEKKDIRSIPELEKHADWVAQFMKDDTEVNEDNLEAILQKEIGQVFCQVLNDAGVFKRNEAGKAAFRRFTDSLS from the coding sequence ATGATTCAGGAGGCGATCAGGAAGCTGGCAAAGTACGGTGTCATGACAGGGTTGCTTTCGGAGGCGGACAGAATCTATACGGAGAACCGTCTTTTGGAGCTGTTTGATCTGGATGAGTTGGATGATTGTGATACGAGTGTCAGTGCGAAGCCGGAAGATTTGGAGAGCATCCTCGGAGAAATGCTCGATTATGCGTATGAAAAGGGCATGATACCGGAAAACGATATTTTACACAGAGATTTGTTTGACACAAAGATTATGGGTCTGCTGACACCCCGTCCAAGTGAAGTGATTGGCAAGTTTCATGAGTTGTATGAGAGATCTCCGAAGGAGGCCACGGACTTTTATTACAAATTCAGTCAGGATACCGATTATATCAGACGCTACCGGATTGCAAAGGACCGGAAATGGACGGTCGACACGGAATATGGCAGGCTGGATATTACAATCAATCTCTCTAAGCCGGAGAAAGATCCGAAAGCGATCGCAGCGGCCAAGCTGGCAAAGCAGAGCGGTTATCCTAAATGTCTGCTGTGCAAGGAAAATGTGGGCTATCGAGGGCGGCTGAACCATCCGGCACGTCAGAATCACCGGATTATGCCGGTGACAATTCAGGAGAGTGACTGGAATCTGCAATACTCGCCGTATGTATATTACAACGAGCACTGTATTGTGTTTAACAGTGAACATATTCCAATGAAGATCGAACATAATACATTCTGTAAACTTTTGGATTTTGTGGAGCAGTTTCCACATTATTTTGTCGGCTCCAATGCAGACCTGCCGATTGTGGGCGGTTCTATTTTGAGTCATGACCATTTCCAGGGCGGCAGCTATGAGTTTGCCATGGACAGGGCGCCGATCGAGGAATTTTTTAAAGTTAAAGGGTTTGAGGAGGTAGAGGCCGGCATTGTAAAATGGCCGATGTCGGTGATCCGTCTGCAAAGCGGCAACCGGGAAAAACTCACGGAGCTGGCAGATTTGATATTGGATAAGTGGCGGGCTTATACGGACGAAGCAGCGTTTGTCTTTGCAGAGACGGATGGAGAGCCTCACAATACGATCACACCGATCGCACATTATCATAATGGCATCTATCAGATGGATCTGGTGCTTCGCAATAACATTACGACGCAGGAGCATCCTCTGGGTGTATATCATCCTCATGCGGATCTTCATCATATCAAGAAAGAGAACATTGGTCTGATTGAAGTGTTAGGTCTGGCGATTCTGCCGTCACGGTTAAAGACAGAAATGGAAATGCTGAAGGAAGCAATCCTGGAGAAAAAAGATATTCGCAGCATTCCAGAGCTGGAAAAACATGCGGATTGGGTAGCGCAGTTTATGAAAGACGATACGGAAGTGAACGAAGATAATCTGGAAGCGATCTTACAGAAAGAGATCGGTCAGGTGTTTTGTCAGGTGTTAAACGATGCGGGTGTGTTCAAACGGAATGAAGCCGGGAAAGCAGCGTTTCGGAGATTTACGGACAGCCTGTCCTGA
- a CDS encoding helix-turn-helix domain-containing protein, producing MNAIGERIKQQRKRKDLTQPQIKELTGISSGTLSDIENGKTLPAALSLIKLSKALECSIDWMLTGESLQQEDPAFLAPLEEELLTGFRELSEDDKEEMISILQMKRRKTQAAKIGSDTANDEISHLVG from the coding sequence ATGAACGCGATCGGTGAACGTATCAAACAGCAGAGAAAAAGAAAAGATCTGACACAGCCACAGATCAAAGAACTCACAGGCATCTCCTCCGGAACTTTAAGCGATATTGAAAACGGAAAGACACTCCCCGCTGCACTTTCTCTGATCAAGCTGTCAAAAGCGCTTGAGTGTTCCATAGACTGGATGCTGACAGGAGAAAGCCTCCAGCAGGAAGACCCGGCCTTTCTCGCTCCGCTGGAAGAGGAATTATTAACTGGCTTTCGCGAACTTTCCGAAGATGACAAGGAAGAAATGATCAGTATACTGCAAATGAAGCGCAGAAAAACACAGGCCGCAAAAATAGGTTCTGATACCGCCAATGACGAAATTTCCCATTTGGTTGGATAA
- a CDS encoding AraC family transcriptional regulator has protein sequence MEKAYKLEFESEKTDGFFLNCCGCSKTEPLHSFGPALKPHFLIHYVLSGRGRFSIRNQTYRLKKGSGFLIVPGELVFYEADETEPWTYLWVGFSGSQAEDYVKKMGLSEKHPVFYSDKKEELYACVHNMMEHNTWSVSNNLRRNGELAVFLSVIASQLQIRETDDADRANTYVKKAVAFIQSNYYNPIKVTDIADFVCVNRSYLCTLFESSIGMPPQRFLAAYRLTKAAQLLQTTDIPIESIALSCGYGDAFVFTKAFKRLKGLSPSVYRKEFRSEGDRNDKEELIQIEDFIRQLDKEADHIKI, from the coding sequence TTGGAGAAAGCATATAAACTGGAATTTGAGAGTGAGAAGACCGATGGATTTTTTTTGAATTGCTGTGGCTGTTCGAAGACGGAGCCGCTTCACAGCTTTGGGCCCGCTTTGAAGCCTCATTTTCTTATTCACTACGTACTGAGTGGGCGAGGCAGGTTTTCGATTCGCAATCAGACATACCGTCTGAAAAAAGGCAGCGGATTTTTGATCGTGCCAGGTGAGCTTGTCTTTTATGAGGCGGACGAGACGGAACCATGGACATATCTGTGGGTTGGTTTCAGTGGCAGTCAGGCAGAAGACTATGTGAAAAAAATGGGGTTATCAGAGAAACATCCGGTGTTTTATTCTGATAAAAAGGAAGAATTATACGCCTGTGTTCACAATATGATGGAGCACAATACATGGAGTGTGTCCAACAATCTGCGGCGTAACGGAGAACTTGCGGTCTTTCTTTCGGTGATCGCATCGCAGCTTCAGATCAGGGAGACAGATGATGCAGACAGAGCCAATACTTATGTGAAAAAAGCGGTGGCGTTTATTCAGAGCAACTATTACAATCCGATCAAAGTGACGGACATTGCAGACTTTGTCTGTGTGAACAGAAGCTATCTGTGTACTTTATTTGAAAGCTCGATCGGGATGCCGCCACAAAGATTTCTGGCTGCGTACCGGCTTACGAAGGCGGCGCAGTTGTTGCAGACGACGGATATTCCGATCGAGAGCATTGCGCTGTCCTGCGGCTATGGGGATGCGTTTGTATTTACCAAGGCGTTCAAGCGGCTTAAAGGGTTGTCTCCCTCTGTATATCGTAAGGAATTTCGCAGTGAAGGGGATCGGAATGACAAAGAAGAGCTTATACAGATAGAAGATTTTATCAGACAGTTGGACAAAGAAGCAGATCATATAAAAATCTAA
- a CDS encoding galactokinase: MKEKVLQKFEELFGSAEGVNVYFAPGRVNMIGEHTDYNGGHVFPCALTIGTYMAVKKRADRKLRFYSMNFDKLGVLESSLEGLKPEEAAEWTNYPKGVMWAFEGRGFAMDCGLDMVVYGNIPAGSGLSSSASLEVVTGYMLKDLYGFDVSNVDIALIGQYSENKFNGMNCGIMDQFASAMGKKDHAIFLNTADLSYEYAPLVLDGAKILITNSNVKHKLVDSKYNERRSECETALKELQEVIGINGLGDLTQEQFETYQSAIKDEIRRKRAKHAVYENERTVRAVEALKNNDVELFGKLMNESHVSLRDDYEVSCEEVDVLAEEAWKIPGVIGSRITGGGFGGCTVSIVKDEAVDTFIAKVGVAYEERVGKTADFYVVDIGDGPSRL; the protein is encoded by the coding sequence ATGAAGGAAAAAGTATTACAGAAATTTGAAGAATTATTTGGCAGTGCTGAAGGCGTAAATGTTTATTTTGCGCCGGGCCGGGTGAACATGATCGGGGAACATACGGATTATAACGGCGGGCATGTATTTCCGTGTGCACTGACGATCGGCACGTATATGGCGGTAAAGAAAAGAGCGGACCGTAAGCTGCGGTTTTACTCAATGAATTTTGACAAGCTGGGTGTATTGGAATCCTCGCTTGAGGGGTTGAAGCCAGAAGAGGCGGCTGAGTGGACCAACTATCCGAAAGGTGTGATGTGGGCTTTCGAGGGCAGAGGGTTTGCCATGGACTGCGGTCTGGATATGGTAGTCTATGGAAACATTCCGGCCGGGTCGGGACTTTCGTCGTCGGCATCTCTGGAAGTCGTCACCGGTTATATGCTCAAGGATCTGTATGGATTTGATGTGTCCAATGTGGACATTGCACTGATCGGACAGTACTCGGAAAACAAATTTAACGGTATGAACTGTGGCATTATGGATCAGTTTGCCAGCGCGATGGGAAAAAAAGATCATGCGATCTTTCTCAATACGGCGGATCTTTCCTATGAGTATGCGCCGCTTGTGCTGGACGGGGCGAAGATATTGATTACTAACAGTAACGTAAAACACAAGCTGGTGGACTCCAAATATAACGAGCGCAGGAGTGAGTGCGAGACAGCATTGAAGGAACTGCAGGAAGTCATTGGCATCAATGGGCTGGGGGATCTGACGCAGGAACAGTTTGAGACATACCAGTCGGCGATTAAAGATGAAATCCGAAGAAAGCGGGCAAAACATGCCGTATACGAGAATGAGAGGACAGTACGTGCCGTTGAGGCGCTGAAGAACAACGATGTGGAGCTGTTCGGGAAGCTGATGAATGAATCTCATGTGTCACTGCGCGATGATTATGAAGTTTCCTGTGAGGAAGTAGATGTACTGGCAGAGGAGGCATGGAAAATTCCGGGTGTCATCGGTTCCCGCATTACAGGAGGCGGTTTTGGGGGCTGCACGGTCAGCATTGTAAAAGATGAAGCAGTGGACACTTTTATCGCGAAGGTAGGGGTGGCTTATGAGGAGAGAGTCGGGAAAACGGCTGATTTCTATGTGGTGGACATCGGGGATGGACCGTCACGGTTATAA